In Aliiroseovarius pelagivivens, a single window of DNA contains:
- a CDS encoding YjbF family lipoprotein — protein sequence MLGHYLTKPLRAAGLALCAVAGLTACGSDTQEIELSKATAGFFKQATGKVTSKASGGKSGAKAATEQPAAPADPNVLVAKALSATKGPIAIVVRLDTNAVLAMNPVGRNGDHVTWGSAPGQGITYQRGVMSNTRGLGEDLMSSRIDAAVAAITSRSDADYTRKHYYLGDLGQTTELSLNCSLRRAGTEKVAVGEINANAVILKESCRKDEISFTNIYWVDGAGRVLKSSQWVGQRIGSLAIQNLRL from the coding sequence ATGCTGGGACATTATCTGACAAAGCCGCTGCGCGCGGCAGGCTTAGCCTTGTGCGCTGTTGCGGGTCTGACTGCTTGCGGTTCCGACACACAAGAGATTGAGTTGTCCAAGGCAACCGCAGGGTTCTTTAAACAGGCGACTGGCAAGGTCACATCGAAAGCTTCGGGTGGCAAGTCCGGCGCGAAGGCCGCAACCGAGCAGCCCGCAGCTCCTGCTGATCCCAACGTGCTTGTTGCCAAGGCGCTGTCAGCCACCAAAGGCCCGATTGCCATCGTTGTTCGCCTGGACACCAATGCCGTACTGGCGATGAACCCGGTGGGCCGCAATGGCGACCACGTGACCTGGGGCAGCGCGCCGGGGCAGGGGATTACCTATCAGCGTGGGGTTATGTCCAACACGCGCGGTCTGGGCGAAGACTTGATGTCCTCGCGTATTGATGCAGCCGTCGCAGCGATCACCTCGCGCAGCGATGCAGACTATACCCGCAAGCATTATTATCTGGGCGATCTAGGGCAGACGACAGAATTGTCGCTGAATTGTTCGCTGCGTCGCGCGGGCACCGAAAAGGTTGCCGTGGGCGAAATCAATGCGAATGCCGTCATCCTGAAGGAAAGCTGCCGTAAGGATGAGATCTCTTTCACCAACATTTATTGGGTGGATGGTGCCGGTCGCGTGCTGAAATCCAGCCAATGGGTTGGTCAGCGTATCGGCAGCTTGGCTATTCAGAACCTGCGCCTGTAA
- a CDS encoding sugar transferase translates to MKRLLDIVLALVLLVPVIPALAVLYVVVLVKDGRPFIYRSRRNTSFDQEFDLMKIRTMRTVPAHENVGITGGHKKGRITKLGRYLRNHRLDELPQLWNVLKGEMSFVGPRPPEPRYVAACPEIYQQVLLDRPGITGMASIIFHSHEEKMLAECNSQQESEDVYVRRCIPRKAHLDMIYHRNKSPMLDIYVLYLTAAKLLPLPGRRAARIRGQ, encoded by the coding sequence TTGAAACGACTTTTAGACATCGTGTTGGCACTTGTGCTTCTGGTGCCGGTAATCCCCGCGCTTGCGGTGCTTTATGTCGTGGTGCTGGTCAAGGATGGACGCCCGTTCATCTATCGCTCGCGCCGGAACACCAGCTTTGATCAGGAATTTGACCTGATGAAGATCCGAACCATGCGAACGGTGCCTGCGCACGAAAACGTGGGTATCACCGGGGGACACAAGAAAGGTCGTATCACCAAGCTGGGTCGGTACCTGCGCAACCACCGTCTGGATGAGCTTCCGCAACTGTGGAACGTACTGAAAGGCGAGATGAGCTTTGTTGGCCCGCGTCCGCCCGAACCACGCTATGTCGCCGCCTGCCCTGAGATCTATCAGCAGGTTCTGCTGGACCGTCCGGGCATCACCGGAATGGCCTCGATCATCTTCCATTCGCATGAAGAAAAGATGCTGGCGGAATGCAATTCCCAGCAGGAATCGGAAGACGTCTATGTGCGTCGCTGCATTCCGCGGAAGGCGCATCTGGACATGATCTATCACCGGAACAAGTCGCCGATGCTGGATATCTACGTGCTGTACCTGACAGCGGCGAAACTGTTGCCGCTGCCAGGGCGTCGCGCCGCCCGCATTCGCGGACAGTAA
- a CDS encoding CAP domain-containing protein codes for MFLSPAAAQAKCSVQRVSGEEKSISHKQLNQALLDAAILAQVNFYRCKHGLSKLTPAGGLRKQASKHSAWMARSGKLSHKATNGSSRNLTGRLKSSGLRFKTGAENIGVMRLYNLDGRRFLIRSSGKCVFTTPAGEPIGRHSYRSLAKLAVREWMESPGHRKNILRRNLRHTGAGGGIRPNSQHCGAVFLTQIFLG; via the coding sequence ATGTTTCTGTCGCCTGCTGCCGCCCAAGCGAAATGTTCGGTTCAGCGCGTGTCGGGTGAGGAGAAATCTATATCCCACAAGCAGTTAAACCAAGCGCTCCTGGATGCAGCAATACTGGCACAAGTGAACTTTTATCGGTGTAAACATGGCCTGTCGAAACTGACGCCAGCCGGTGGGTTGCGCAAGCAAGCCAGCAAGCACTCGGCGTGGATGGCACGGTCCGGAAAGCTTAGTCACAAGGCCACAAACGGGTCCTCCCGCAACCTAACCGGGCGGCTTAAGTCTTCGGGTCTGAGGTTCAAGACGGGCGCCGAAAACATCGGCGTCATGCGACTGTACAACCTCGACGGGCGCCGTTTTCTGATTCGGTCGTCGGGGAAGTGCGTGTTCACCACCCCAGCAGGCGAGCCCATTGGGCGGCATAGCTATCGCAGTCTGGCGAAGCTTGCGGTGCGTGAATGGATGGAGTCACCGGGGCACCGAAAGAACATCTTGCGCCGAAATCTGCGCCATACTGGAGCTGGAGGCGGAATTCGCCCCAACTCGCAGCATTGTGGTGCGGTTTTCCTTACCCAGATATTTCTTGGCTGA
- a CDS encoding UDP-glucose dehydrogenase family protein has translation MKIAMIGTGYVGLVSGVCFSDFGHEVVCVDKDPNKIQMLEAGKVPIYEPGLEDLMAKNVQAGRLTFTENLKDAVTDADAVFIAVGTPTRRGDGHADLTYVFAAAEEIADSLDHYAVVVTKSTVPVGTNRSVAEVIAKTNPSLEFDVASNPEFLREGAAIDDFMRPDRVVVGVESDRAEQVMADIYRPLFLRDFPIVTTDLESAEMIKYAANAFLATKITFMNEIAALCERVDADVKQVSKGIGLDGRIGNKFLHAGPGYGGSCFPKDTKALARIGQENGMAMQITETVINVNNDAKRRMIDKVVDMCGGSVSGKTIAVLGVTFKPNTDDMRDAPSLTIVPALIGGGATVRVVDPQGLAEGEALLPGAHWFEDAYKAAENADAVVLLTEWNEFRALDLKRLAGCMDTAAMADLRNIYSPLDAKRAGFAAYCAVGRRGFGTGEWLD, from the coding sequence ATGAAAATCGCGATGATTGGAACGGGCTATGTTGGGCTCGTATCGGGGGTTTGTTTTTCTGATTTTGGACATGAAGTTGTTTGCGTCGACAAGGATCCGAATAAGATCCAGATGCTCGAAGCTGGCAAGGTTCCGATTTATGAGCCCGGACTAGAAGATTTGATGGCCAAGAACGTCCAGGCAGGGCGTTTAACCTTCACCGAGAATTTGAAAGACGCCGTAACAGACGCCGATGCTGTATTTATTGCTGTTGGAACGCCCACACGGCGCGGAGACGGACATGCAGACCTGACATACGTCTTTGCAGCCGCAGAAGAAATTGCTGATTCGCTGGACCATTATGCCGTGGTGGTCACGAAATCGACCGTGCCTGTCGGTACCAACCGCAGCGTCGCCGAGGTGATCGCCAAGACCAATCCGAGCTTGGAATTCGACGTGGCCTCCAACCCCGAGTTCCTGCGCGAAGGCGCCGCGATTGATGATTTCATGCGGCCAGACCGCGTGGTGGTCGGTGTCGAAAGCGATCGCGCCGAGCAGGTCATGGCTGATATCTATCGTCCGCTTTTCTTGCGTGATTTCCCGATCGTGACAACCGATTTGGAAAGCGCCGAGATGATCAAATACGCGGCCAATGCCTTCCTGGCGACCAAGATCACTTTCATGAACGAAATTGCCGCGCTTTGCGAACGTGTGGATGCGGATGTGAAGCAGGTGTCCAAGGGCATCGGGCTGGATGGGCGTATTGGCAACAAGTTCCTTCATGCCGGTCCCGGCTATGGTGGCAGCTGCTTCCCCAAAGATACCAAAGCGCTGGCCCGTATTGGTCAAGAAAACGGTATGGCAATGCAGATCACTGAAACCGTGATCAATGTGAACAACGACGCCAAGCGCCGGATGATCGACAAGGTGGTCGACATGTGTGGCGGGTCGGTTTCGGGCAAGACGATTGCTGTGCTGGGCGTCACCTTCAAGCCCAACACTGATGACATGCGTGATGCACCCAGCCTGACCATTGTTCCGGCCCTGATCGGAGGGGGGGCTACGGTGCGCGTGGTGGACCCTCAGGGCCTTGCAGAAGGCGAAGCACTTTTGCCGGGTGCACATTGGTTCGAAGATGCGTATAAGGCTGCCGAGAATGCGGATGCGGTTGTGCTGTTGACTGAATGGAACGAGTTCCGTGCGCTAGACCTGAAACGTCTGGCCGGTTGTATGGACACTGCGGCAATGGCCGATCTGCGTAATATCTATTCGCCATTGGATGCGAAGCGTGCGGGATTCGCGGCCTATTGTGCCGTTGGGCGACGCGGGTTCGGCACCGGAGAATGGCTTGACTGA
- a CDS encoding DUF2793 domain-containing protein gives MSQSPVLSLPLILPSQAQKHVTHNEALRLLDVLVQLTVQSADDTAPPVAAVDGDRHIVASGATGDWAGQDHNIALLENGTWQFFTPLEGWRADVTASAAQMRFDGSIWSEVTPDTNNLNLVGVNTSADATNRLAVSSDATLLTHAGTSHQLKINKASSGDTGSLLFQDNWSGRAEMGLAGNDDFSVKTSADGSVWNNTIVATGGGDVGIGKTPDAKLDVDGVMKLAPVLTANLPAAATIGAGGIAFVSDASGGAQLAYSDGTAWLKIADGTAL, from the coding sequence ATGAGCCAGTCACCTGTCCTGTCCCTGCCCCTTATCCTGCCGTCCCAAGCGCAGAAGCACGTCACCCACAATGAAGCACTTCGGCTGCTGGATGTGCTGGTGCAACTGACGGTCCAAAGCGCAGATGACACCGCGCCCCCCGTCGCAGCAGTGGATGGGGACCGCCATATCGTCGCCAGCGGTGCAACCGGTGACTGGGCCGGACAGGATCACAACATCGCCCTGCTCGAGAACGGCACATGGCAGTTCTTTACCCCGCTGGAAGGCTGGCGCGCCGACGTCACAGCCTCAGCGGCACAGATGCGATTTGATGGCAGCATCTGGAGCGAGGTCACGCCCGATACCAACAACCTGAACCTTGTCGGCGTAAACACCAGCGCGGATGCCACCAACCGGCTCGCCGTGTCCTCGGACGCCACTCTTCTGACCCATGCGGGCACGTCACATCAACTGAAGATCAACAAAGCCAGCAGCGGCGACACTGGGTCGCTTCTGTTTCAGGACAACTGGTCAGGTCGCGCGGAAATGGGGTTGGCGGGGAATGATGACTTCTCGGTCAAAACCAGCGCAGACGGCTCTGTCTGGAACAACACCATCGTCGCCACGGGCGGCGGAGATGTAGGGATCGGCAAGACCCCCGATGCTAAGTTGGATGTAGATGGGGTGATGAAGTTGGCCCCGGTTCTGACAGCCAACCTGCCAGCTGCAGCGACGATTGGCGCAGGTGGGATCGCATTCGTGTCAGACGCCAGCGGAGGCGCACAGCTTGCCTACAGCGATGGCACGGCATGGCTGAAGATAGCGGACGGCACTGCGCTGTAA
- a CDS encoding mannose-1-phosphate guanylyltransferase/mannose-6-phosphate isomerase, giving the protein MKKIVPIILAGGIGTRLWPISRQSYPKQFRKLGADDSLFQDAIKRFQGALFHRPIVVTNDSYRFHVVEQMGEIASLPEQILLEPISRNTAPAVLAATLATLAKDPDAVCVVTPADHLMPDHAQFAACVSKGLSAVHAGHMVTFGISPNRPETGFGYLELTSPPTADQETVRLKSFTEKPDVDAAAQMLASGRHLWNAGIFLFRARDMVAAFESHAPAMLPPVRAALTDKELDLGFTRLPRDHWSALPDVSIDYAIMEKQHDLHVVPYDGRWSDLGGWQSVWREDVNNAGKDATVTLGDSHAIDCQSSLLMAEHPDQVLVGLGLENVIAVATKDAVLVADKSRSSDIGALVKDLAQRGHKQAHTMPRDYRPWGWFEQLVAGPGFQVKIITVHPGGVLSLQSHERRAEHWVVVEGCPTVSIGPDSFEVPANQSVYVPLGAQHRLENNGSQDVVLIEVQTGAYLGEDDITRYEDAYART; this is encoded by the coding sequence GTGAAAAAGATCGTTCCGATCATCCTAGCTGGCGGAATCGGAACGCGGCTTTGGCCCATTTCTCGGCAATCCTATCCCAAGCAGTTCAGAAAACTGGGGGCCGACGACAGCCTTTTTCAAGATGCGATCAAACGGTTTCAGGGTGCGCTATTCCACCGTCCAATCGTCGTGACCAACGATAGCTATCGCTTCCATGTGGTCGAGCAAATGGGAGAGATCGCAAGCCTGCCAGAGCAGATCCTGCTTGAACCCATTTCACGCAACACCGCACCCGCAGTTTTGGCCGCAACACTGGCGACGCTCGCCAAAGATCCTGACGCTGTTTGCGTGGTCACTCCGGCCGACCACCTGATGCCGGATCATGCGCAATTTGCCGCTTGTGTGTCCAAGGGACTAAGCGCTGTCCACGCCGGTCATATGGTGACATTTGGCATTTCGCCTAACCGTCCCGAGACTGGGTTTGGCTATCTGGAATTGACCAGCCCCCCCACCGCAGATCAAGAAACGGTCCGCTTGAAAAGCTTCACCGAAAAGCCTGACGTCGACGCTGCCGCACAGATGCTGGCAAGCGGACGTCACCTGTGGAACGCCGGGATCTTTCTGTTTCGCGCCCGCGACATGGTCGCCGCTTTCGAAAGCCATGCGCCTGCGATGCTGCCCCCAGTGAGGGCAGCCCTGACCGATAAAGAGCTGGATCTGGGTTTCACCCGATTGCCGCGCGATCACTGGTCTGCGCTGCCAGACGTGTCAATTGACTACGCCATCATGGAGAAGCAGCACGACCTGCATGTGGTTCCGTATGATGGGCGCTGGTCAGATCTGGGGGGCTGGCAGAGCGTCTGGCGCGAAGACGTGAACAACGCTGGTAAGGACGCGACTGTGACCCTCGGTGACAGCCATGCCATAGACTGTCAGTCGTCTCTGCTTATGGCCGAGCATCCGGATCAGGTGCTGGTTGGGCTAGGGCTCGAGAATGTGATTGCGGTTGCCACCAAGGACGCGGTTCTGGTTGCCGACAAAAGCCGCTCGTCCGATATTGGGGCGCTGGTCAAGGACTTGGCCCAGCGTGGCCACAAGCAGGCCCATACGATGCCGCGCGACTATCGCCCTTGGGGCTGGTTCGAGCAGTTGGTGGCCGGGCCGGGATTTCAGGTGAAGATCATCACTGTGCATCCGGGTGGGGTGCTGTCACTGCAATCACATGAGCGCCGGGCGGAACACTGGGTGGTGGTCGAGGGTTGCCCGACGGTGTCCATCGGACCGGACAGTTTCGAAGTCCCCGCAAACCAATCCGTTTACGTTCCCCTGGGCGCACAACATAGGCTAGAGAACAACGGCTCGCAGGATGTGGTGCTGATTGAAGTGCAGACCGGTGCCTATCTGGGGGAAGACGACATCACGCGCTATGAAGACGCCTATGCACGTACCTAG